In the Exiguobacterium sp. BMC-KP genome, TCCTCTTCGTCTCTCACGATCGCTATTTTACCGATCGTCTATCGAATCGGACATTTGATTTAACGGCTGGATTCGAAGATCATCCAGTTGGAACTGCTACCGTACGAAACGCGCGCCACAGTGACCTTGAAGCAATTCAATCCGATTTAACCCGGCTCGATGCTTTAACGGGGATCGTACCGTTTAATACGGCATCCAATGAATCTCCAGAAAAAGAATAATGCGAAAAAGCATCTGCACTGAGAAAGAGACGTACTCTTTCTTCGTTGCAGATGCTTTTCGTATGTCGTTCGTATTATCGCTTTTGATACTTCACTTTCGTATGCGCTTGTGCTTGTTTGTGGATTTTTTTCCACTTGTCTTTCTCCGCTGCCTGTAACGCAGCGTTTTGCTTACGTTCCGCATAAGCGATTTCTCGTTTTAGCTTTACGAAGCTATTCCAGCGCTCGGTGGATAACATTCCATCCTGTAAAGCAGTTCGTACGGCACATCCTGGTTCCTTGTCATGTTCACAGTTTCGGAAACGACAGTTCTCAGCAAGTTCTTCAATATCGGAAAAGGTCGACGATAAACCGTCACTTCCATCCCACAAGGCTAATTCCCGCATCCCTGGTGTATCGACGAGCAATAGACCATTCGCAAGTCGTTTCAGTTCGCGATGCGTCGTCGTGTGACGTCCCCGTTCATCGTCTTCCCGTACGCCCCCTGTTTCCATTAACTGTTCTCCAGCTAAAGCATTGACAAGCGTCGATTTCCCGACACCAGACGATCCAACTAACACGATCGTCTGCTTGATTTGTAACTGTTCACGCAACGCTTCTAATCCGTCACCGCTCAAAGAATCAACGGCAAGGATTGATGTTCCGAACGCGACTGCTTCGACAGCCTGTAGTTCCATTTCGATCGACGCCATCAAACTCTTTTTCGTCAGGACGATAACAGGTGTCACCCCTGCATCCCAAGCAACTGTTAAATAACGTTCCAGTCGACGGACGTTGAAGTCATGTCCAAAAGCCATGACAAGCAAGGCGACATCGACATTCGCGCAGATGATTTGTTCCTCGGTTTCTGTGCCCGCTACTTTTCGCGAAAATTGAGACGATCGAGGTAAAACACGCTCAATCCGTCCCTTCCCCGGTTCTCGCTCTGTTTGAATGATCCAGTCTCCAACTGCCGGCAATTCTGCCTTTGTCGAAGACTGGAAACGCAGTTTACCAGACAGTTCGCTGAGCGACTCTCCTGATTCGGTTACGACCTGATAATGTGTTTGATAGACAGCTATGATCCGTCCTAATCGTTCTGTTCCTGTCGTTTCGTAGACAGGTGGTGTACCCCATTCGTTCAAATGGTTTCCTCCTCTGATTTAAGGGAGGGAAACCCCTCCCTGGTTTCCGACACATGTTACTTTTTTAGCGTTGATAGTTGCACTCATCAACATCACTCCTCTCAATTCGATTCCTTTCTAGAATATCATATCAAGCGTTCATTCTGATAGCGCTTCCCTCAAAGTCAGACCTTCTCTCCGCCTTAAGTCCGAGAGCAAATACGGTCCAAAGAGCGTCGTGTGAATCAAGGGACTCCCGTATCATAAAGGTATTAACACAAGGGAGGCTTCCTCATGAAGCAATCGAAAGGAAAACAAGTGCTGATGATTCTTGCGGGACTGGCATTACTCGCCGTTGTCATCGGAACATTACCTCACATGATCGGACTCGGTTTAGGAGCGTTGCTCGCATTCTATTCCATCAGTAAGTTCATGCAGTCAAAAAATTGGCCAGCTAAACTTGGCTTCGGATTCATCGCAGCCATCGGGATCGGTCTTGCCCTCTCGAACATCTGGGCTGTCATCGGAATCGTCGCGGCAATCGCATTGTACGTCGGTTACATGCGTATGAAATTACAGCGCGTCGACGTTCAAAACTTATTTGCCCGCCGCCGTACATCAACGACGCACTTTGAAACCGATTGGAAAGACCTAGACGAAAAACGATTTTAATCAAAAGCATGACCCTATACCATTTGCCACTTCCAAGGAGGAATTTTTCATGAAGAACGTATTTGATCAACTCAATGATTTTGCGACACAGATGATGACAGAAGTCAAAAAAGCAGCCGAACAGGGCGAAGTACCTGCTAAAAAACTGGTTCGTCATATTCGCTCAACCGAAGCTGATTTAAAAGAGATCGATCGACTCCTCGAGCGTCAACGGACGTTATTACAAGAGTTGACACAGAAACAAGAAGAAGCGAAGGATTTAGCCGACAAACGTTTCAAGCAAGTGGAAATCGCAAACGAAGCCGGTGAACAACAACTGGCTGAACGTGCAGCCATCGAATCGAAACATTATGGTGAGCAATACCGGTTCTTCGAAGAACTTGTCGCTGAGACGAAACGCGAGTTGAACGAGCTAGAACGCGAAGCGCTCGAGTTGAAATTAAAGCTAGAAGATTTACAAAATAAACGGTACGAATGGATGATGCGTGAAAACGTCTCGAACTTAAAAAACAAGATGAACCAGGTGCTAGATCGTGAACCAAATGCTACTATAAAGGAAGAAGCACATCCGTTCACAGCGGAAGAACCAGAAGCAAAACAACCTGTCGTCGATGAAGATGATATCGATGCGCGTATCGCTGAGCTCGAGCGCCGCATTCACCAATAAGCAGTCAATGGCGAAGGAGGCGTATGCCTCCCTTTGTCATGTTAGAAAGGAGATTGATCGTGCGACGATTAAGTACGAAACAACTGGTCGGTTACGTATCGATCCTGTTCGCCCTCGGTCTGTTCTACGACCTATTATCCGGTGCAGGAAACGTATTATTTGGTGTCTTATTTCCTTTCCTGCTGTATTACGTCGGAATCCATTTCCGGCGCCGTAATCATGAAAAATTAGCGATTCTATTCTACATCGTCGGTACGATCATTCTTGCTGGCGTTGTTCTCAGTTCGGCTGCCATCGGTTTTGTCATTGCCGGGATTTTGCTCTATCTTGGGATCATTCTCGTGACACGGCATTCCGTCCGCGAATTTTTATTTTCACGGATTGCACCGCATCAATATGAAGAGGAAGGCATCAAGATTCAGCCCGCTTATTCCTTCTCGACCCAAGCCGATGCACCGTACGTCTTACAGGATTTAAGTGAACAGTTCATCGTCAAGGATTTAGAAATTGATTTGACGCACGCTTATGTCCCGGAAGGTGAGACTTTGATTGTCGTTAGTGGCGTCGTCGGGGACGTCCGAATTCTGTTACCGTCCGGATACGACTATACGCTCGATACGTCAATCGGCTTCGGAAGTGTCAAGACGGACATCCGCCGGATCCCGACCTTCTTTAATCGACGTATTCAATTTCGAGCACCTGAATACAGTGAGGCAACGCGTAAAGTGCGTATTCATGTCATGCTCGGCATTGGCAATGTGGAGGTGTCTTCGATATGAAGCGTGATCAATTCCCGCTTGGTGTCATTGCGCTCCAAGTCATGACGGGCTTTCTGACAGCCGTCATGACGACGTTATTGTTCTTAAGTACACGTCAAGTCGATTGGCATGTCCTCTTTGTCCGTCAACAAGATTTCCCTGTCCTTCTGCTCGTCATCGGACTATCGTTACTTCTGCCGCTTGCGATCGGAAGCATGCATTACTTTTTCTTAAGACGTGACTTCAAGCGTGTCACGACTGCCATCATTGAACTCGAGCAAGGAAAGGATGTCACGATTGTTCCAGGTCCCTACTTTCATACGTTGACACGTCTGTCGCGGATCGGGAAACGCATCGACGAACAAGTCGAAACGGTACAAAAGATCAGTACGCGTCCGCAACATGTCGAACAAGTAAGAGTTCAAGCTGTCACAGAAGAACGCAAGCGACTCGCACGCGATCTGCACGACTCCGTTTCGCAACAGCTCTATGCTATCTCGATGATGACGACAGCTGCCAAACAAACGATTTTGTCTCAACCTGAAGCTGCAGCTAAACAGATTGAGATGGTCGAAACGATGGCGCAAACGGCTCAGTCTGAAATGCGTTCCCTGTTGCTTCAGCTCCGTCCCGTCGAACTCGAAGGGATGACGTTGCAACAAGGACTTTCTCAGCTACTCGAAGAATTATCTAGAAAGCAATCCACGCAATTGAGCTGGAAGTTAGAAGAGATGTCACTGCCACGACAAATCGAAAACGAGCTATTCCGAATCGTCCAAGAAGGATTAACAAATGCACTACGTCATGCAAAAGCGTCTCATATGGATATTGAACTCCGGCAATTCAACGAAACGATCATCCTGAGCATGAATGATGATGGTGTTGGGTTCGTCGTTGATGAAAAAAAACTTGCTTCTTACGGCATTAATTCAATGCGGGAACGAACGGCTGAGATGGGCGGAACGATCCGACTCATCAGTGTTCCAGGGCAAGGTACCCAAATCGAAGTAAAACTTAGAAAAGATCGGATGGTGCAAGTATGATACGCGTATTATTAGTAGATGATCATGAGATGGTCCGGGCCGGTGTGTCTGCTTTCCTTTCCACACAACCAGACATCGAAGTCGTCGCTGAAGCATCGGATGGTCAAGCGGGAGCCCTGCTTGCGCTTGAACACCGACCGGATGTCATCTTAATGGATTTAGTGATGGAGC is a window encoding:
- the rsgA gene encoding ribosome small subunit-dependent GTPase A; translated protein: MNEWGTPPVYETTGTERLGRIIAVYQTHYQVVTESGESLSELSGKLRFQSSTKAELPAVGDWIIQTEREPGKGRIERVLPRSSQFSRKVAGTETEEQIICANVDVALLVMAFGHDFNVRRLERYLTVAWDAGVTPVIVLTKKSLMASIEMELQAVEAVAFGTSILAVDSLSGDGLEALREQLQIKQTIVLVGSSGVGKSTLVNALAGEQLMETGGVREDDERGRHTTTHRELKRLANGLLLVDTPGMRELALWDGSDGLSSTFSDIEELAENCRFRNCEHDKEPGCAVRTALQDGMLSTERWNSFVKLKREIAYAERKQNAALQAAEKDKWKKIHKQAQAHTKVKYQKR
- a CDS encoding lmo0954 family membrane protein, whose amino-acid sequence is MKQSKGKQVLMILAGLALLAVVIGTLPHMIGLGLGALLAFYSISKFMQSKNWPAKLGFGFIAAIGIGLALSNIWAVIGIVAAIALYVGYMRMKLQRVDVQNLFARRRTSTTHFETDWKDLDEKRF
- a CDS encoding PspA/IM30 family protein; protein product: MKNVFDQLNDFATQMMTEVKKAAEQGEVPAKKLVRHIRSTEADLKEIDRLLERQRTLLQELTQKQEEAKDLADKRFKQVEIANEAGEQQLAERAAIESKHYGEQYRFFEELVAETKRELNELEREALELKLKLEDLQNKRYEWMMRENVSNLKNKMNQVLDREPNATIKEEAHPFTAEEPEAKQPVVDEDDIDARIAELERRIHQ
- the liaF gene encoding cell wall-active antibiotics response protein LiaF is translated as MRRLSTKQLVGYVSILFALGLFYDLLSGAGNVLFGVLFPFLLYYVGIHFRRRNHEKLAILFYIVGTIILAGVVLSSAAIGFVIAGILLYLGIILVTRHSVREFLFSRIAPHQYEEEGIKIQPAYSFSTQADAPYVLQDLSEQFIVKDLEIDLTHAYVPEGETLIVVSGVVGDVRILLPSGYDYTLDTSIGFGSVKTDIRRIPTFFNRRIQFRAPEYSEATRKVRIHVMLGIGNVEVSSI
- a CDS encoding sensor histidine kinase, with the translated sequence MKRDQFPLGVIALQVMTGFLTAVMTTLLFLSTRQVDWHVLFVRQQDFPVLLLVIGLSLLLPLAIGSMHYFFLRRDFKRVTTAIIELEQGKDVTIVPGPYFHTLTRLSRIGKRIDEQVETVQKISTRPQHVEQVRVQAVTEERKRLARDLHDSVSQQLYAISMMTTAAKQTILSQPEAAAKQIEMVETMAQTAQSEMRSLLLQLRPVELEGMTLQQGLSQLLEELSRKQSTQLSWKLEEMSLPRQIENELFRIVQEGLTNALRHAKASHMDIELRQFNETIILSMNDDGVGFVVDEKKLASYGINSMRERTAEMGGTIRLISVPGQGTQIEVKLRKDRMVQV